The proteins below are encoded in one region of Drosophila santomea strain STO CAGO 1482 chromosome 2R, Prin_Dsan_1.1, whole genome shotgun sequence:
- the LOC120445486 gene encoding proteasome subunit beta type-5, translated as MALESICGMDKVPFMRSFGSRTSKQTIEEIRLASSNMDNPLTIMAPPFENPRESVNKLSAQSEVQMDCDHGTTTVGFVYQGGIILCVDSRTTSGKFIGSQSLQKVVQVNQYMLGTMAGGAADCTYWDRALTRECRLHELRYKERLPVRSAARFICNVAAEYKGMGLCMGMMLAGWSPEGSSLVYVDSDGLRLHGKVFAVGSGASNALGILDTDYRLDLSDNEAYDLAFRAVYHATMRDIFSGGLVRLYHIDQDNWRNVANKDCQELHEKYSGGGKNQQASDD; from the coding sequence ATGGCCTTAGAAAGCATTTGTGGGATGGATAAGGTGCCATTTATGAGAAGCTTTGGATCCCGCACCTCAAAGCAAACAATTGAAGAAATCAGACTCGCATCGAGTAACATGGATAATCCCCTCACCATAATGGCTCCGCCATTTGAAAATCCTCGGGAAAGTGTGAATAAACTGAGTGCCCAAAGTGAAGTGCAAATGGATTGCGACCACGGAACCACCACGGTGGGTTTTGTTTACCAGGGTGGCATTATCCTGTGTGTGGATTCCAGGACCACGTCGGGAAAGTTCATTGGATCCCAGAGCTTGCAGAAAGTGGTGCAGGTGAACCAGTATATGCTGGGTACTATGGCAGGTGGCGCCGCGGATTGCACCTACTGGGATCGAGCTTTGACCAGGGAGTGCCGACTGCACGAGCTTCGCTATAAGGAGAGACTACCAGTCCGGTCTGCCGCCAGATTTATCTGCAACGTGGCTGCGGAGTACAAGGGAATGGGTCTCTGCATGGGAATGATGTTGGCCGGCTGGTCGCCCGAAGGATCCAGTTTGGTATACGTGGACTCCGACGGCCTGCGGCTCCATGGGAAAGTTTTCGCCGTGGGCAGTGGAGCCTCCAATGCCCTGGGAATTTTGGACACTGACTACCGCTTGGATCTCAGTGATAATGAGGCCTACGACCTGGCCTTCCGCGCAGTGTATCATGCCACCATGAGAGATATATTTTCCGGAGGCTTGGTGAGACTGTATCACATAGATCAGGACAACTGGAGAAATGTGGCCAATAAAGACTGCCAGGAACTGCATGAGAAGTACTCAGGAGGTGGGAAGAATCAACAAGCTTCTGATGATTAA
- the LOC120446674 gene encoding uncharacterized protein LOC120446674, with the protein MNLKVFDCSKLYSAIETMKSDYDNWKKVLKKTQLRAQTEIKLWERALEKVRETIKGNSLKTTFDVKNNENEIFVTITFTPTQSKCIKINDGYHLRDFTLPDGLEWIQKIIADLNESLTKIDLDQNYVSSQQEKLYSTEKYLMNMGKAQPQNAIGTVGQTKVNGNVEKKPEDPTAFMNHRKSEFEAFMLRAEEDRALINNLTDEVLVMLNKLTSINSKMLTDSIVDGIKNEIDELLERFGEENITAETAKHSTTNNQRSPTKIAPTKYISKKTSQTKHSFKDMEIMQKLLPTVETHRSEMVLVDLMDIRKIKIKLIEYESNRNSGTKNGLVKNQASLSDLSDIHLSDNFSDQIISNESVTNKIGYHVSVSDNINTSENYSLHINFAINPAHEITISKIDLERKENVFAAEETQPIKIQAETESGGNRVNSKQNSNGTQTYLKCTKSLKCDVKGSLDRSTSEAQKKSAPDIMMKYNESSGGMCKSKCKNDAVSRPPFNDILKMKSDVDQYIDDKTIRNILRLSSFDSTEAESPIDGDANNIDPTEKQSNKFKFLQNLNDNMSLYKLPDLLRDRKLENTVNEEICAENRSNHILKNKNCNFNIEIESGKEKIKSSISARSFTVITVDVCNDGQNPDDSFDQSETDDMKSKVTKNKTFSVQDIMT; encoded by the coding sequence ATGAATTTAAAGGTATTTGACTGCTCGAAGCTCTACAGCGCCATAGAAACTATGAAAAGTGACTATGATAACTGGAAGAAGGTTCTAAAAAAGACCCAATTAAGAGCGCAAACCGAGATTAAACTGTGGGAAAGGGCTCTAGAAAAAGTTCGAGAAACGATTAAAGGCAACAGTCTCAAGACTACTTTTGATGttaaaaataacgaaaatgaaatttttgtgACTATCACGTTCACGCCCACCCAATCaaagtgcataaaaataaatgacgGCTACCACCTGAGGGACTTTACTTTGCCCGACGGCCTGGAGTGGATTCAAAAGATAATTGCTGATCTAAATGAATCATTAACGAAAATCGACCTTGATCAGAATTATGTGAGTAGTCAACAGGAAAAACTCTACTCGacggaaaaatatttaatgaatatGGGGAAAGCGCAACCTCAAAACGCAATAGGTACAGTGGGACAGACCAAAGTGAATGGCAATGTGGAAAAGAAACCTGAAGATCCTACGGCATTCATGAATCATAGGAAATCGGAATTTGAGGCATTTATGCTAAGAGCAGAAGAGGACAGAgctttaattaataatttgacAGATGAAGTTCTTGTTATGTTAAATAAACTTACGAGCATCAACTCTAAAATGTTGACAGATTCAATAGTTGATGgtattaaaaatgaaatagaCGAGCTCCTGGAAAGATTTGGAGAAGAGAACATAACAGCTGAGACGGCTAAACACTCAACCACCAACAATCAAAGAAGTCCGACCAAGATCGCTCCTACTAAAtatatttcgaaaaaaacCTCCCAAACGAAACATTCTTTCAAGGATATGGAAATAATGCAGAAACTGTTGCCTACTGTAGAAACGCACAGATCAGAAATGGTTCTAGTCGATTTGATGGATATTAGAAAgattaaaatcaaattgatCGAATATGAATCAAATAGAAACAGTGGCACTAAAAATGGGTTAGTTAAAAATCAAGCGAGCCTTAGCGACTTAAGTGACATTCATCTGAGTGACAACTTTTCAGATCAAATTATCTCGAACGAAAGcgttacaaataaaattggtTACCATGTAAGTGTTAGCGATAATATTAACACTAGTGAGAACTATTCTCTTCATATAAATTTTGCTATAAATCCTGCTCATGAAATCACCATATCTAAAATTGATTTAGAGAgaaaggaaaatgtttttgcgGCTGAAGAAACACAACCGATAAAAATCCAGGCGGAAACTGAGTCCGGTGGCAATAGAGTCAATTCAAAGCAAAACTCTAATGGAACCCAAACTTACTTAAAATGCACCAAGTCATTAAAGTGCGATGTCAAAGGAAGTCTAGATCGATCGACGAGTGAAGCCCAAAAGAAATCTGCACCAGACATAATGATGAAATATAATGAATCCTCTGGAGGGATGTGCAAGTCCAAATGTAAAAATGACGCGGTTTCCCGTCCTCCttttaatgatattttaaaaatgaagTCTGACGTGGACCAGTACATAGACGATAAGACGATAAGAAACATTTTAAGATTAAGCTCATTTGACTCTACAGAAGCAGAGAGTCCAATCGATGGTGATGCCAATAATATTGATCCGACTGAAAAACagtcaaataaatttaagtttttgcaAAATCTGAATGATAATATGTCATTATATAAGCTTCCTGATCTTTTACGAGACCGTAAACTTGAAAACACCGTGAATGAGGAAATCTGTGCAGAAAACAGATCAAATCATatcttaaaaaataaaaattgtaactTCAATATAGAAATTGAGTCCGGcaaggaaaaaattaaatctagTATTTCAGCTAGATCTTTCACGGTGATTACAGTCGATGTGTGCAATGATGGTCAAAATCCTGATGATTCCTTTGATCAATCAGAGACTGATGATATGAAATCCAAAgtaaccaaaaataaaacctttTCTGTGCAAGATATTATGACATAA